A region from the Streptomyces lydicus genome encodes:
- a CDS encoding sensor histidine kinase, whose amino-acid sequence MDKLIRPLSCGAGFRDWVYAVLGAALSLLPLTAALLFAPPRWPTGFRVLGFVCAFAVVTVAMGAPLPARRASVRLANGLLRAGLPAPVDTTGPRWVNRLRTAVWLVPHMALGGVVTAVSCLAVFGAVAFPSVWLGGGERMTVFGLSLRIGEGWRGTWALLPAVGCLALAPGVTLGGAVLLRRLAPVLLGHRPGERLAEAEERMNLLAQRNRLAQELHDSIGHTLTASTIQAAVAVELLDSDPAAARRALNSIEETSRAAMDDLDHVLGMLREEPPSTVPRPTLMDLGPLVERVRGAGAQLTVEVQGDLTRVPTTVSREAYRVVQEGLTNALRYGGKAGIRLRATVRGGWLELELTNPVGTRTPARQRPGGQGVQGIRDRVRLLRGTMHSGVVENGCSGCSSWSEGREGSNGGECGPCSGGGGERDAGEVRWRLLVRIPLRSAS is encoded by the coding sequence GTGGATAAATTAATTCGCCCGCTTTCGTGCGGGGCTGGGTTCCGGGACTGGGTGTATGCGGTCCTCGGCGCGGCCTTGAGCCTGCTGCCGCTGACGGCGGCGCTGCTGTTCGCGCCGCCGAGGTGGCCGACGGGGTTCCGTGTGCTGGGCTTCGTGTGTGCGTTCGCTGTGGTCACAGTGGCCATGGGCGCTCCTCTGCCGGCCAGGCGCGCGAGTGTGCGGCTGGCCAACGGGCTGCTGCGGGCCGGTCTGCCCGCGCCGGTGGACACGACGGGGCCGCGCTGGGTCAACCGGCTGCGCACCGCGGTGTGGCTGGTGCCGCACATGGCGCTCGGTGGGGTGGTGACGGCAGTTTCGTGCCTGGCCGTGTTCGGAGCTGTCGCGTTTCCCTCGGTCTGGCTGGGCGGTGGGGAGCGCATGACCGTCTTCGGACTGTCCCTGCGGATCGGGGAGGGCTGGCGGGGGACGTGGGCGTTGCTGCCCGCCGTGGGATGTCTGGCGCTTGCGCCCGGGGTCACACTCGGCGGTGCGGTGCTGCTTCGACGGCTCGCCCCCGTACTCCTCGGCCACCGGCCCGGAGAGCGGCTGGCCGAAGCCGAGGAGCGGATGAACCTGTTGGCGCAACGGAATCGACTGGCACAGGAGTTGCATGACTCGATCGGCCACACGCTGACGGCGTCCACGATCCAGGCGGCGGTGGCGGTGGAGCTGCTGGACAGTGACCCAGCGGCAGCCAGGCGCGCCCTGAACAGCATTGAGGAGACATCGCGGGCCGCCATGGACGATCTCGATCACGTGCTTGGGATGCTGCGGGAGGAACCGCCGTCCACAGTGCCCCGGCCGACCCTCATGGACCTTGGTCCGCTGGTGGAGCGAGTCCGTGGAGCCGGCGCGCAATTGACAGTGGAGGTGCAAGGCGACCTGACCCGGGTGCCGACCACGGTGTCGCGCGAGGCGTACCGGGTGGTCCAGGAGGGGCTGACCAATGCCCTGCGGTACGGGGGCAAGGCCGGGATCCGGCTGCGGGCGACGGTGCGGGGCGGGTGGCTGGAGCTGGAGCTGACCAATCCGGTCGGTACGAGGACACCTGCCCGGCAGCGGCCCGGGGGCCAGGGAGTGCAGGGGATCAGGGACCGGGTGCGGCTGCTGCGGGGGACCATGCACTCCGGGGTCGTGGAGAACGGTTGCAGCGGTTGCAGCAGTTGGAGCGAGGGCAGGGAAGGCAGCAACGGCGGTGAATGTGGGCCCTGTTCGGGCGGTGGAGGTGAGCGGGACGCTGGGGAGGTACGGTGGCGGCTCTTGGTCCGGATACCGCTACGGTCGGCGTCATGA
- a CDS encoding CPBP family intramembrane glutamic endopeptidase, which produces MTVFLLISFAGTWLWLLFARAGLGLSPLDPLLQLPGFCMPGIAAVVVRRWITNEGFGDAGLKLRLKPAWRHYVVAWLGPPLIAAATLALAAALGLWDLDLSGPGGLPGMQELATVLGLMMVALFLTPLYAGEEFGWTSYLRPRLFGGRTVPSIIATGLIWAVWHFPLAFIGYVEFTNAVIGLAVWTLSFQLQEIILMWLYQRSGSVWVASLAHAGNNMVLFLILGETLDTREGLGPVTPMLLVLAPMAAICLWLVGTRRLTRERRTAEPLLAPHVAGTD; this is translated from the coding sequence GTGACGGTCTTCCTCCTGATCTCCTTCGCCGGCACCTGGCTCTGGCTGCTGTTCGCACGAGCCGGCCTGGGCCTGTCCCCGCTCGATCCCCTCCTGCAACTACCCGGCTTCTGTATGCCCGGAATCGCCGCAGTGGTAGTCCGCCGTTGGATCACCAACGAAGGTTTCGGCGACGCCGGACTGAAACTCCGCCTCAAGCCGGCCTGGCGCCACTACGTCGTGGCCTGGCTGGGCCCGCCGCTCATCGCGGCGGCCACCCTCGCTCTCGCCGCTGCACTCGGCCTGTGGGACCTGGACCTGTCCGGCCCGGGCGGCTTACCCGGAATGCAAGAACTGGCGACCGTGCTTGGCCTCATGATGGTGGCCCTCTTCCTCACCCCCCTCTATGCGGGTGAGGAATTCGGCTGGACCAGCTACCTCAGGCCACGCCTTTTCGGGGGCCGTACAGTGCCGTCCATCATCGCCACAGGACTGATATGGGCCGTGTGGCACTTTCCGCTGGCCTTCATCGGCTACGTCGAGTTCACAAATGCAGTGATCGGCCTGGCGGTGTGGACCTTGTCCTTCCAGCTTCAGGAGATCATTCTCATGTGGCTGTACCAGCGCAGCGGCAGCGTCTGGGTCGCGAGTCTGGCCCACGCCGGAAACAACATGGTCCTCTTCCTGATCCTCGGCGAAACCCTGGACACGAGGGAAGGCCTGGGCCCGGTCACCCCGATGCTCCTGGTCCTCGCCCCCATGGCCGCCATCTGCCTGTGGCTCGTCGGCACTCGAAGACTGACCCGCGAACGCCGGACCGCGGAGCCGCTGCTCGCACCGCACGTCGCCGGAACGGACTGA
- a CDS encoding response regulator transcription factor: MNAFTALGPDADPPVTVLVVDDDELTRTGLRTLLSAKPDLDVVGEADDGAEVVAAVTRLRPDVVLMDVRMPLVDGIEATRRLRALPDPPKVVVITTFENDEYVWDALRAGASGFIRKRAPSQQIAHAIRLVAAGDSVLFPEAVRRMAASRLVRRDASVTAALTGRETETLRLMARGLSNQDIAARLVVSLETVKTHVGNVLAKLGVGNRTQAVVLAFETGVADPTGTAEPGG; the protein is encoded by the coding sequence ATGAACGCCTTCACAGCGCTGGGCCCGGACGCCGACCCGCCCGTGACCGTGCTCGTCGTGGACGACGATGAACTGACCCGCACCGGTCTGCGGACGCTGCTGTCGGCCAAGCCCGACTTGGACGTTGTGGGCGAGGCCGATGATGGCGCCGAGGTGGTAGCCGCGGTGACCCGGCTGCGGCCGGACGTGGTGCTGATGGATGTGCGCATGCCGTTGGTGGACGGGATCGAGGCCACCCGGCGACTGCGGGCGCTGCCCGACCCGCCGAAGGTCGTGGTGATCACCACATTCGAGAATGACGAGTACGTCTGGGACGCCCTGCGGGCCGGAGCCAGCGGGTTCATCCGCAAGCGTGCCCCGTCACAGCAGATTGCGCACGCCATCCGGTTGGTGGCGGCCGGCGACTCGGTGCTGTTCCCGGAGGCGGTCCGCCGGATGGCTGCGAGCCGTCTCGTTCGACGAGACGCCTCTGTGACCGCCGCGCTCACCGGCCGCGAGACAGAGACGCTGCGCCTGATGGCACGCGGGCTGTCCAACCAGGATATCGCCGCCCGGCTGGTGGTGAGTTTGGAGACCGTGAAGACGCATGTGGGCAATGTGCTGGCCAAATTGGGCGTCGGAAATCGCACACAGGCGGTCGTCCTGGCCTTTGAAACGGGGGTGGCTGATCCGACGGGGACGGCTGAACCGGGGGGATGA